The proteins below are encoded in one region of Chitinophagaceae bacterium:
- a CDS encoding DUF4450 domain-containing protein: MKQIILLTLLISAWQFSFCQEKKSWHGIERQVRYHPEGNDIVIENGNRRFTRALYGTNTAFRAEAGDLPEFAMYMPGMGGNIKFGLANNDSSKWLIYADKITARYRPGSMIYVIEDKMLSKGKLHLSILAMADAEGVIIKLQFENVPSSIKLIYAYGGASGKKFSRDGDMGPDPESSFYLKPEYCTDNSYVINNNNFLLKYGTGVVAEWDPYVNKNFATDTVKPVTVSKEQQLIGFVPPSMQLHIGDAAQQKSPDLLYHSAKSKASLITGRLDVKNNEVYYFAIQKPGSKKSISYTESEKIYSKAEAARRKIADRVKVVTPDKYINTLGGVLGITADAVWENPTFMHGSIGWRMRLNGWRGPYVGDVLSWHDRANTHFKAYALSQITAPLTGPLVMDTALHLARTLEKIGTSVFTSGYICRNPNGDIRAHHYDMNLVYIDALLRHLFWTGDLTFAKEIWPVITRHLAWEKRNFDPDNDGLYDAYAVIWASDALQYSGGAVTHSSAYNYKANRDAAMIAKLIGEDGTAYEAEAAKILKAINTVLWMPSQGTYAEFKDMMGNKLLHTSAGLWTMYHSIDSDVPDLFQAYQSMKYIDKNIPHIPVTAKGLEDGYYTVSTTNWMPYEWSLNNVATAEVMHTALANWQAGRNEKGFNLFKSELLSTMYLGGSAGNIGQISFYDAARGESYRDFADPVAMTARSLVEGLFGILPNALKGELVIKPGFPSAWNHASISVPDISVDFKRNGKEDRYTIIPSLGKKMKLKLVVKANGANVQSVIVNGKKTTWKNVEDVIGSPAIEVSSGVQDKYVISIIWSGNSTAVSGLQPHYTNGAKLNLQFSGTEIQSISDPQQILQSVQNNKEKVSAVINAVKGSYTVFVKLKQNDFIWWQPLDITVKDAVEITASFNQPRNSLEFSIVNNSNSILKGNLIINSDVHPFTRVLELQPNGSYKQANVEKQYVIPGSNTISFVANETTVHQQIVNWNTDQPFGKTEQVDLTKLFNDKVTKIFRNQYLSPRPQVATLQLPTQGIGEWTHPLLTADINDRGLRKLAGESNRIVLPQGISFATPSDTLQSNILFTSQWDNYPKEAIVPLTGKASHAYLLMAGSTNPMQSRMVNAAVIISYTDNTSDTLLLKNPETWWPIEQDYMDDGFAFTIDAARPVRIHLKTGKIVSDYDNTIAAYKGKMIDGGAATVLDLPLNKNKTLKELKLQTIANDVVIGLMSVTLIR, translated from the coding sequence ATGAAACAAATTATACTTCTTACACTATTAATTTCTGCATGGCAGTTCTCATTCTGTCAAGAGAAAAAATCATGGCATGGAATTGAACGCCAGGTTCGTTATCATCCCGAAGGGAATGATATTGTAATTGAGAATGGGAACAGGCGTTTCACTAGAGCCTTGTATGGTACCAATACTGCCTTTCGTGCAGAAGCTGGTGATCTTCCGGAGTTTGCAATGTATATGCCGGGCATGGGTGGTAATATAAAATTCGGACTGGCAAATAATGACAGCAGCAAATGGTTGATTTATGCTGATAAAATAACTGCACGTTACCGCCCCGGCAGTATGATTTATGTAATTGAAGATAAAATGCTGAGCAAAGGAAAGCTGCATCTTAGTATTCTTGCCATGGCTGATGCAGAGGGTGTGATTATTAAGTTGCAGTTTGAAAACGTTCCATCATCTATAAAATTAATTTATGCTTATGGAGGTGCCTCAGGAAAAAAATTCAGTCGTGATGGTGATATGGGCCCTGATCCTGAAAGCAGTTTTTATTTAAAACCGGAATACTGCACGGATAACAGTTATGTGATAAACAACAATAATTTCCTGTTGAAATATGGAACAGGTGTGGTTGCTGAATGGGATCCATATGTAAATAAAAACTTTGCAACTGATACGGTCAAACCTGTTACTGTGAGCAAAGAACAACAGCTGATTGGTTTTGTTCCTCCTTCCATGCAATTACATATTGGGGATGCTGCACAACAAAAATCCCCGGATCTGTTATATCATTCAGCAAAAAGCAAAGCTTCATTGATAACAGGAAGACTGGATGTAAAAAATAATGAAGTTTATTATTTCGCCATCCAAAAACCCGGCAGTAAAAAATCGATTTCTTATACTGAATCTGAAAAAATATACAGCAAAGCAGAGGCTGCAAGACGTAAGATTGCTGATCGGGTTAAAGTAGTTACTCCGGATAAATACATCAACACATTAGGTGGAGTTTTAGGAATTACAGCAGATGCTGTTTGGGAAAATCCAACATTCATGCATGGTTCTATTGGGTGGAGGATGCGTTTAAATGGATGGCGTGGTCCGTATGTTGGTGATGTGTTGAGTTGGCACGACAGGGCAAACACACATTTTAAAGCATATGCTTTATCGCAAATTACTGCACCTTTGACTGGCCCTCTTGTAATGGATACAGCACTGCACCTTGCAAGAACACTGGAAAAAATCGGGACCTCTGTTTTTACCAGCGGATATATTTGTCGTAATCCAAATGGTGATATCCGTGCTCATCATTATGATATGAACCTGGTTTATATTGATGCATTGCTGCGTCATTTATTCTGGACAGGTGATTTAACTTTTGCAAAAGAAATATGGCCTGTTATTACCCGGCATCTTGCATGGGAGAAAAGAAATTTTGATCCTGATAATGATGGGCTCTACGATGCGTATGCAGTCATCTGGGCAAGCGATGCATTGCAATACAGTGGAGGAGCAGTTACACATTCATCAGCTTATAATTATAAAGCCAACAGGGATGCAGCAATGATTGCAAAACTGATTGGTGAAGATGGAACTGCTTATGAAGCAGAAGCTGCCAAAATTTTGAAAGCAATCAATACTGTTTTGTGGATGCCTTCACAAGGAACTTATGCAGAATTTAAAGACATGATGGGTAACAAGTTGTTGCATACAAGTGCTGGATTATGGACCATGTATCACAGTATTGACAGTGATGTGCCGGATCTTTTCCAGGCATATCAAAGCATGAAATATATCGATAAAAATATTCCGCATATTCCTGTAACAGCAAAAGGACTGGAAGATGGTTATTATACAGTAAGTACAACAAACTGGATGCCTTACGAATGGAGTTTGAATAATGTGGCTACTGCGGAAGTGATGCATACTGCATTGGCCAACTGGCAGGCCGGAAGAAATGAAAAAGGGTTTAATTTATTTAAGAGTGAATTATTATCTACCATGTATCTCGGTGGCAGTGCAGGTAACATCGGACAAATATCTTTTTATGATGCTGCCCGTGGTGAATCTTACCGTGATTTTGCTGATCCAGTTGCAATGACTGCAAGAAGCCTGGTTGAAGGCTTGTTTGGAATCTTACCGAATGCTTTGAAAGGAGAACTGGTAATAAAGCCTGGTTTCCCTTCCGCATGGAATCATGCATCCATCAGCGTACCTGATATTAGTGTTGATTTTAAACGAAACGGCAAAGAAGATCGTTATACCATTATTCCATCTCTCGGAAAAAAGATGAAATTGAAATTAGTAGTAAAAGCAAATGGAGCCAATGTTCAGTCTGTAATAGTGAACGGTAAAAAAACAACATGGAAAAATGTTGAAGATGTAATAGGATCGCCTGCAATTGAAGTGAGCAGTGGAGTACAGGATAAATATGTCATCAGCATCATATGGTCAGGAAACAGCACAGCGGTATCTGGTCTGCAACCACATTATACAAACGGAGCAAAACTTAATTTGCAATTTTCCGGTACTGAAATTCAAAGCATATCCGATCCGCAGCAAATCTTACAATCGGTACAAAACAATAAGGAAAAAGTTTCAGCAGTAATCAATGCTGTGAAAGGAAGCTATACTGTTTTTGTAAAGCTGAAACAGAATGATTTCATTTGGTGGCAACCGTTGGATATAACTGTGAAAGATGCCGTTGAAATAACAGCTTCCTTCAATCAGCCAAGGAACAGCCTGGAATTCAGTATCGTTAATAACAGCAATTCAATACTAAAGGGAAATCTGATCATTAATTCAGATGTTCATCCATTTACCAGAGTATTGGAATTACAGCCCAATGGTAGTTACAAGCAAGCGAATGTAGAAAAGCAGTATGTTATTCCCGGTTCCAATACCATTTCTTTTGTAGCGAATGAAACCACAGTTCATCAACAAATCGTTAATTGGAATACAGATCAACCGTTTGGGAAAACTGAACAGGTCGATTTAACGAAACTGTTTAACGATAAAGTCACGAAAATATTCAGGAACCAGTATCTCTCACCAAGACCACAGGTAGCTACACTGCAATTACCTACACAGGGAATCGGAGAATGGACGCATCCATTATTAACGGCTGACATCAATGACAGAGGTTTAAGGAAATTAGCAGGTGAATCAAACAGGATCGTTTTACCGCAGGGTATTTCTTTCGCCACTCCTTCAGATACGTTACAATCAAATATCCTGTTTACTTCTCAATGGGATAATTATCCCAAAGAAGCTATCGTTCCGCTAACAGGCAAAGCATCGCATGCTTATTTGCTGATGGCAGGATCGACCAACCCGATGCAAAGCAGGATGGTGAATGCTGCGGTGATCATATCCTATACTGATAATACATCCGATACATTATTGTTGAAAAACCCTGAAACATGGTGGCCCATCGAGCAGGATTATATGGATGATGGGTTTGCTTTTACCATTGATGCAGCACGACCTGTACGTATTCATTTAAAGACAGGAAAAATTGTATCTGACTACGATAACACTATTGCAGCTTACAAAGGAAAAATGATTGATGGCGGGGCAGCTACGGTTTTAGATCTGCCATTGAATAAAAATAAAACCCTGAAAGAATTAAAATTGCAAACCATTGCCAATGATGTGGTGATTGGACTGATGAGTGTAACTTTAATCAGGTGA
- a CDS encoding glycosyl hydrolase 115 family protein, with protein MLKMIKPLFCCCLLFLVTICRAQTNTLSISEKPSSFSLFTPSSVAAICTDEHDAKVVTIAADAFANDVQLISGKQMPVLHTVPLKGFCIVAGTIGQSKLIDDLIAKKLIDVTTISNKWECFTIQIITSSSKERALKSPFRGGGVLVIVGSDPRGTAYGIFHLSKLLGVSPWVWWADAVPNKKKQLFISGSYISSAPSVKYRGIFLNDEDWGLQPWAAKTFEPETGDIGPNTYAKIFELLLRLRANLIWPAMHPSTKAFFHYPGNAQMATDYAIVIGSSHAEPMLRNNVDEWKEKTMGEFNFISNHDTIYRYWEDRVIQSKGFNAFYTLGIRGVHDSKMLGANTLQEQKEVMDKAVKEQRQLLVKHINPAIEKVPQAFIPYKEVQDIYDYGFEVPQDVTLVWCDDNYGYIRHFPNEKERTQKGGNGVYYHISYWGRPHDYLWLASTHPAQIYTQMRVAYEKGAKEMWVVNVGDIKPGEYLIELFLEMAWSIDSIANNQKGLEQHLQNWLAREFGTANAKEMGAVMNEYYRLAYIRKPEFMGATRTEESDPKYKLVTDLSWTEEEINQRLKDYAVIDAKTVQLSKRISSTKQDSWFQLIEYPVRGAAAINRKLLYAQLARHGKAEWTLSDAAYDTIAALTDRYNSLADGKWKYMMDMKPRKLAVYDKAIQQTTDQPLVQTIKPLFVFNGTDYKTYTGNKPLAHGLGYQRGAISITKGSAVSFVFTSNGDSVKVVLALAPNHPVEGTTIRYTIQVDDGSVQTIDYTTQGRSEEWKQNVLTNQAIRRTRHAVGKTGKHVVKITAVDEGVVIDQVKLYE; from the coding sequence ATGCTGAAGATGATCAAGCCCCTGTTCTGCTGCTGTCTGCTTTTTCTTGTGACTATTTGCAGGGCACAAACCAATACACTGTCGATTTCTGAAAAGCCTTCTTCTTTCTCTTTATTCACTCCTTCATCTGTTGCTGCGATTTGTACCGATGAGCATGATGCAAAAGTGGTAACCATTGCTGCGGATGCTTTTGCAAACGATGTTCAATTAATCAGTGGAAAGCAGATGCCCGTGTTGCATACAGTTCCTTTAAAAGGATTCTGCATTGTTGCCGGTACTATTGGTCAGTCAAAACTCATTGATGATTTGATTGCAAAAAAATTGATTGATGTAACAACAATCAGCAACAAGTGGGAATGTTTTACAATCCAGATTATTACGAGTAGCTCAAAAGAGCGGGCTCTTAAGTCCCCATTTAGGGGCGGAGGGGTACTAGTGATTGTTGGTAGTGATCCAAGGGGAACTGCTTATGGTATTTTTCATTTATCGAAATTGTTGGGTGTTTCGCCCTGGGTTTGGTGGGCCGATGCAGTACCAAACAAAAAGAAGCAACTGTTTATTTCAGGTAGCTATATTTCATCGGCTCCTTCTGTAAAGTATCGTGGCATCTTTTTAAATGATGAAGACTGGGGATTGCAACCATGGGCTGCAAAAACATTTGAACCCGAAACAGGTGATATTGGTCCGAATACCTATGCAAAGATTTTTGAATTACTACTACGCTTGCGGGCAAACCTTATCTGGCCTGCCATGCATCCTTCAACCAAAGCTTTTTTTCACTATCCCGGCAATGCACAAATGGCAACCGATTATGCAATTGTGATCGGCAGTTCGCATGCAGAACCCATGTTGCGTAATAATGTGGATGAATGGAAGGAGAAAACAATGGGTGAGTTTAATTTCATCAGCAATCATGATACCATCTACCGCTATTGGGAAGACAGAGTTATACAAAGCAAAGGATTCAACGCATTTTATACATTGGGGATTCGTGGAGTACACGATAGTAAAATGCTTGGTGCAAATACACTGCAGGAGCAAAAAGAGGTGATGGATAAAGCAGTAAAAGAACAAAGACAACTATTGGTGAAGCATATTAACCCTGCAATTGAAAAAGTACCGCAGGCATTTATTCCTTACAAAGAAGTGCAGGATATTTATGATTATGGTTTTGAAGTACCGCAGGATGTAACATTGGTTTGGTGCGATGATAACTATGGTTATATCCGGCATTTTCCCAATGAAAAAGAACGGACTCAAAAAGGCGGTAACGGTGTGTACTATCATATTTCCTATTGGGGACGGCCGCATGATTATCTCTGGCTGGCAAGCACTCATCCGGCACAGATCTATACGCAAATGCGTGTGGCTTATGAAAAAGGAGCAAAAGAAATGTGGGTGGTGAATGTGGGTGATATTAAACCCGGTGAATATTTAATCGAATTGTTTTTAGAGATGGCATGGAGTATTGATTCCATTGCCAACAATCAAAAAGGATTAGAACAGCATTTGCAGAATTGGCTGGCAAGAGAATTTGGAACTGCAAATGCAAAAGAAATGGGTGCGGTGATGAATGAATATTATCGGTTGGCTTATATCCGCAAGCCTGAATTTATGGGAGCCACAAGAACAGAAGAAAGCGATCCGAAATACAAACTTGTAACTGACTTGTCATGGACTGAAGAAGAAATCAACCAACGTTTGAAAGACTATGCAGTGATCGATGCGAAAACAGTGCAGCTTTCAAAACGCATTTCTTCAACAAAGCAGGATAGCTGGTTCCAGTTGATTGAATACCCGGTAAGAGGCGCAGCAGCGATCAACAGGAAATTATTGTATGCACAACTGGCAAGGCATGGTAAAGCAGAATGGACATTGAGTGATGCTGCATACGATACCATTGCTGCTCTCACCGACAGGTATAACAGTCTTGCTGATGGAAAGTGGAAGTACATGATGGATATGAAGCCAAGAAAACTGGCGGTGTATGATAAAGCAATTCAGCAAACAACGGATCAACCATTGGTACAAACAATAAAACCATTGTTTGTTTTTAATGGAACAGATTATAAAACCTATACCGGTAATAAACCATTGGCACATGGATTGGGTTACCAGCGTGGCGCAATCAGTATAACAAAAGGAAGTGCTGTTTCTTTCGTGTTTACCAGTAACGGCGATTCAGTAAAAGTAGTGTTGGCATTAGCGCCCAATCATCCTGTTGAAGGAACAACGATCCGTTACACAATACAAGTCGATGATGGGTCTGTACAAACCATTGACTATACCACACAGGGAAGGAGTGAAGAGTGGAAGCAGAATGTATTAACCAATCAGGCCATTCGCAGAACAAGACATGCTGTTGGTAAAACTGGAAAACATGTAGTGAAAATTACAGCAGTTGATGAAGGCGTAGTCATCGACCAGGTGAAGCTTTATGAGTGA
- a CDS encoding glycoside hydrolase family 28 protein, with protein MKRFLSVILLSCFVLAVSASPSNRYNLLIAPGTLSETSVVLLWDKQYAKEAVLYELLLNGKLHGTTTKTNYTITGLKPAVAYTVSLRLKQTKQTTLFALKFKTAAKGKIYNIVDFGAKADSIVVNTVAIQKAIDACTTGGTVYIPKGTFISGALFLKSNMTLYIEKGAILKGSVAPDDYLPMILNRFEGWELKTYASLLNAGTLNRDGSYNVKNLRITGGGTISGGGRKLGDAMWKTGGERSRGRLICLINCQDVSISNLTITEPPSWTIHYIYSDNITCHDLKIITYGIRNSDGIDPDSSTDSYIFNCSFDNGDDCIAIKSGKNPEGFYVGKPTKNVRITDCDFKRGHGISIGSEMSGGVSDVLVQDCKAGALINGLQIKGTKERGGYVKNVTVVDCQLLKITIFSKLNYNNDGEAAPEPPTFENFIFKNIDLSQADVKEPVININGFKDLAHKLKNVLFSNILLPSNSKVLINDAEQVKFEQIKTANGQKPEYIVNSSTGIVN; from the coding sequence TCTGTTGATTGCTCCCGGCACCTTATCCGAAACTTCGGTGGTGTTGTTGTGGGATAAGCAATATGCAAAAGAGGCGGTTCTGTATGAACTGCTGCTCAATGGTAAACTGCATGGCACAACTACCAAAACAAATTATACCATCACAGGTTTGAAACCTGCTGTTGCTTATACCGTTTCGCTGCGGTTGAAACAAACAAAACAAACAACACTGTTTGCACTGAAGTTTAAAACAGCAGCCAAAGGAAAGATTTATAACATTGTTGACTTTGGTGCAAAGGCCGATTCAATCGTTGTAAATACCGTTGCCATTCAAAAAGCCATTGATGCCTGCACAACAGGTGGCACTGTTTATATTCCGAAGGGAACATTTATTTCTGGTGCATTGTTTTTGAAAAGTAATATGACGCTGTATATCGAAAAAGGAGCCATACTCAAAGGGTCTGTAGCTCCCGACGATTATCTGCCCATGATCTTAAACCGGTTTGAAGGATGGGAATTGAAAACCTATGCCAGTTTATTAAATGCCGGTACATTAAACCGTGATGGTTCTTACAATGTAAAAAATCTTCGCATTACAGGTGGCGGCACCATCAGTGGCGGAGGAAGAAAGTTGGGTGATGCTATGTGGAAAACAGGAGGCGAGAGAAGCCGTGGCAGATTGATTTGCCTGATCAATTGCCAGGATGTAAGTATTTCTAACCTTACCATAACAGAACCGCCAAGCTGGACGATCCATTATATCTACAGCGATAATATTACCTGTCACGACTTAAAGATCATTACCTATGGTATCCGCAACAGCGATGGGATTGATCCGGATTCTTCAACCGATTCCTACATTTTCAATTGCAGCTTTGATAATGGAGATGATTGTATTGCGATCAAATCGGGCAAAAACCCGGAAGGATTTTATGTAGGCAAGCCAACAAAAAATGTACGGATAACGGATTGTGATTTCAAGCGTGGTCATGGTATTTCCATTGGCAGCGAAATGAGCGGAGGCGTAAGTGATGTACTGGTGCAGGATTGTAAAGCCGGTGCATTGATCAACGGGTTGCAGATAAAAGGAACCAAAGAACGGGGTGGTTATGTAAAAAATGTAACAGTGGTGGATTGCCAATTGCTGAAGATCACCATTTTCTCAAAACTGAATTACAATAACGATGGTGAAGCAGCACCTGAACCGCCAACCTTTGAAAATTTTATTTTTAAGAATATCGATCTGTCGCAGGCAGATGTAAAAGAACCGGTGATCAATATCAACGGGTTTAAAGATCTGGCACATAAGCTGAAGAATGTGCTGTTCAGCAACATTCTGCTTCCTTCAAACAGTAAAGTGCTCATCAACGATGCAGAACAGGTGAAGTTTGAACAAATCAAAACGGCGAATGGTCAAAAGCCGGAATATATCGTTAACAGCAGCACAGGCATTGTAAATTAG